The Rattus norvegicus strain BN/NHsdMcwi chromosome 20, GRCr8, whole genome shotgun sequence genomic interval GGGTGCAAGGGGCCTGGGGGTTTAGGCAGTCTACCTCCCCGGAGAATAGGAGAGGGTGGTTCCCCAGGCGGCTGCGTAGCACAGAGCAGAAGGCCACGTTGGTGTTAACTTCCCCAGAAGGGTCTGGGGAGCCTCCAGGTTTGTCTGCACAAGAAGAGAAGCCAGCAGCAGGGGAAGGGGCTCTCGACCTCTGCGGAAGGGGAGACGGGCCGCACGGCAGCGACAACTctcacctgcacacatgtactGCTCAAACTTGTAGCCCATGTACATGAGCTCCCGGAGGAGGGGGGGCCTTGCAAGCCTCTGGGCCCGAGCAGCCGGGGTCTCCACCTCACTTAGATACAGTGTCCCTTGGAACCGGGAGGCTGCCAGCTGCCAGCCCTCTTGCCTCTCATACGGTGTGGTCAGCAATTTTGTCAGGTGCCCTCGCCATGTCACTGTGGCCCCTGCCAGCCAGCCTGGACCCCTGGGAGGGAAGAATTCGGGGTTTACGGTCGAACTCGAGCTTTAGCTCTGTTGACTCAAAACTCCCCACTAAAGACCCTTTGGCTCTCCCaacttcagaaaagaaaaacgGGTCACCAGGTCAGCTTCTGCGCTGCGCTGCGCTTTGCTCACCCCTCCAGCTGGTTTCGGTGTTCCAGGACCCAGCGCAGCAAATGGTCCAACCTCTCTCGGACCTCCTCATCCCGGGGCTGGTATCGGTCAGGGTATCCATCTCTGAGGTCAAAGTCTGGGCCTGGGCCGTTGATGGGTGGTGGGCTGTAGTAGCGGAGGGCTCGGGCATCTCCGTGGTACTGGCGCTGTGCGTCCAGGGAGAAGCAGCCCAGTTCGGAAGGGCGCCGGTAGAAAGGGAAGGGTCCGGAGTACAGAGAAGGCTGTGTGCGCAGTGAGGGTAGCGACCGCGGTA includes:
- the Dxo gene encoding decapping and exoribonuclease protein, which produces MEPRGTKRKAEKTEVAKTWNKLPRSLPSLRTQPSLYSGPFPFYRRPSELGCFSLDAQRQYHGDARALRYYSPPPINGPGPDFDLRDGYPDRYQPRDEEVRERLDHLLRWVLEHRNQLEGGPGWLAGATVTWRGHLTKLLTTPYERQEGWQLAASRFQGTLYLSEVETPAARAQRLARPPLLRELMYMGYKFEQYMCADKPGGSPDPSGEVNTNVAFCSVLRSRLGNHPLLFSGEVDCLNPQAPCTQPPSCYVELKTSKEMHSPGQWRSFYRHKLLKWWAQSFLPGVPYVVAGFRNPEGFVCSLKTFPTMEMFENVRNDQEGWNPSVCMNFCAAFLSFAQSTVVQDDPRLVHLFSWEPGGPVTVSVHRDAPYAFLPSWYVEAMTQDLPSLSKTPSPKD
- the Dxo gene encoding decapping and exoribonuclease protein isoform X1, whose translation is MEPRGTKRKAEKTEVAKTWNKLPRSLPSLRTQPSLYSGPFPFYRRPSELGCFSLDAQRQYHGDARALRYYSPPPINGPGPDFDLRDGYPDRYQPRDEEVRERLDHLLRWVLEHRNQLEGGPGWLAGATVTWRGHLTKLLTTPYERQEGWQLAASRFQGTLYLSEVETPAARAQRLARPPLLRELMYMGYKFEQYMCAGTSC